AACGCAACTGCTTGCACTCCAACCGGCAGCGCAACCGCGCTCACAAGCGCAAACGCTGTAACCACCCCGCCCCTCGCTCGTACCCGCGTAGCGACTCGAATGGCGACGATCCCCAAAGCGACGACCACGAGAGGCCAACTGGTGGTACGCCCTCCTGCTCTGCCGTACTGTACTGCGCACACCGGCCCGCCAGCGTGCCCATCCACGGTCACGCTACTGGGCTCAGACGCAAGGGTGACAAGCCGAAATTCTGTATCCGCCGCCCACGCTTCCGTCAGCGTCAATGGCCGCGTCCGCCCCGGGATGGCATCCGACCTGACTCCCGCCTCGCACCAAAGCACAATCCCGTCGGGAATGGTCGGAAAAGACGCGAATGCTTCGAGCGACGGCATCACCACAAAGCGCCGCTTCGCAGCACCCCAAGGATCGTCCCTCTGCGACAACTCGAAACCCCGTCGAGCTACTTCGGGGTCGAGTTGACAGCGTACAAGGTTGAGGATCTCCGGTGGATAACTCACTTGCGCCTGCAACCCCAAGAGGCTCCGGCCTCCCCCTTCCAACACCAACGTGAAAAATAGGCTCGCCCCAGGAACTCCTGAGGTGGAAGGAATTACAAGCATCTGCGCCGGGGCAGCACGCGCCATCGAAAAGCAAACTACAAGCCCAACGGCGACAATTTCGATCGGCCTTCTCCCGCGCATAGCCGCACCTCCGCGCAGATCGCCACGCAAGAGAAATGCCATGGGCCCGCGGGCACTCGCAGCCAACATCGCGCTGCGATTATGCCCCCGGAAAAACACTCACTGATCCGCTCGCCTGCTCAGTTCGATCGCCCCACCATCCGCCCGTAAGGGTTGAACCACTGCCATCAGGCAACTTGGTCGAGGTACTCCGACCAGCCGTACCCCACTTGGCTGCCCGCGCGCCACCGTGTGAGTCCCTCCGCAATGCGCGTCACCTTCCCATCGCGCCGATTGCGCAGCGGAAGCATGCAGATCACTTCGCCGCTCACCTCTATGCTTCCCTTGGCCGTGTGCAAACGCACCTGCAGCTCGCTGTGATAACCCGTTCGCCCGTCCTTCTTGGTCTCGATCTCTACTCGATGCACGAGTTCGTTGGCTCCGTCCCGAAACACAAAGCCCGACTGCAAATCCTGCCCGCCGTGCAAGTGGATCCACGAGCCCATGAAACCGAACGACTCGTCGAACTCCGCCGTCAGCCACCGGTAGTATGCCGGCGACTGCCACGAGCGCGGCCCCCACGAATGGTCGCGCAAGCCTAGTGCCTCAATCGGGATTGTCTCCCCCTCCACCGACAAGGTCCCCACTGCACGCACGTGTTGCTCCGTGTGCCCGCGCGCAAACACAAGTTTGGAGCTCGTCGACTCCGCCGGAGCCTCGCCCCCGTACATGGGGCTCAAACCGTAGTAGTCGAGGTCGAGCTCGACGGCGCGCCAGGGATTGGTGGTGAAGGCCCGCCTCGGATCTTCGAGATCGAGTGGTTGTTGGAGGAACACGGCTGAACCCTTGTAAGACACCCGCAGATGCCGAGCGGGCTCGAGGATCTCGAATCGCATGCCGCCCGCACATAGCTCCTTGTTGTCTGCAATCGGCGGGCGCTGGTACTGAAACAGCGCTGTGCCGTCGGGCCGATACAGAGCCAACGTTACTTCCGCATAACCCTCATTGGGCCGATTCCCGATGCGCGCGAATCCACCCCAACCTCGTTTGCGATCGTAAAAGTTAAAATACATGCTCTCGTTGAAATTGGTTTCGCCGGTATTCTCATGAAGAAAATCGTGATGAGCAGGGACGGGCATGCTTGCCTCCTCTTCTCAGATTTCTCGGCAAACCCATGGTGGGCACGCCGATCGCGGCGAGCCCCAAGAACGCTCCCAGGCCGTCGAACCGGCTCGTTCCGCCGCCGGTGCAGTTAGGGCTCGCCCCGGCGAGGCCGCAAGAAACTTCGGGCGTACAATCAGGCTGAGCGCCGGAATGATCGTCACCGCACCCAGCGCGCTCACGGCAACAATCGTGGCGGTCAGCGCACCCAGCCGGATCCACAAACTAAACCCAGAAAACGGCAGCACCATATAACCCAGAGCCACGGCCGACGACACAAAGAAGATGGCTTTGCCAGATGTTTGTAAACTCGCGCGCACCGCTTCGTGCAAATCCCCGCGCTTGCGCAATTCTTCACGAATCCGGAAGATCAGATAAATCGCGAAATCCGCCCCGATGCTGACACCCATCGCGGTGATGGCAGCAGTGGTCATATCGAGCCAAATCCCCGCCCAACCCATGAGCCCCAAGTTGAACGCCACCGCCAACGTAAGCGGTAGGAGCACGAACAACCCTCCAATGGGAGATCGCAGTACCGCACTGGCCAGCACGAAAATGATGGAGGCAATCTGGATCACGTTGACGATCTTGTCGTGCACCACGGTGTCGTTCATCGCGGTCTGAACGCCCAACGTACCCCCGACAAGCCCCACTTTGACCGGGAGGCCCCGAAACCGCCGCTCCACAAACTCGCGCAGGCGGGCAATCAAGTCGTGGGAGTACGCCGCACTATCCGTCTTGCTCAGCGCACGGATTACCGCTCGCTGGTGGGGCGCATCGACAAACGCACCCAAACTGTCGGGTCCCGCAGACATGCTGTAGAGCAGCAAGTACTGACTGATCAGACGCGGGTTATCCGGGATAACGTAAAACGACGGATCGTCGTGATTCATCGCCTGATGCATCCGCTTGACGTGGCTCGCAATCGAGCTGATCCCCCCGAGCGTCGGATCGGCAGCGAGAAAATCCTCGAGATCGCTCATGGCCCGCAAGACATCGGGGCGTTTGAGCACGCCTTCCTGAGTGCCCTCGATCAAGATGCGCAGGGAGGCCGTGCCCGGCAGCTTCTCGTTCAGGAAGGCGTCATCTATGCGGACCTGAGTGTTGGGCGAGAACCAGTAGCGGAAGCTGTTGTCCACTTGGATGCGCAGGGCTCCGATCACAGCGATGACAAACACCGCGAGTGCCACAAGCAGGATGGTTCGTGGCCGCCGCGCGACTAGACCCGCCAGGCTTTCCAGCAAGCGGTCGAGCCAACCGTGCGATTTCTCCCGCGCCGTTTCGCGCACCTTTGGGGCTGGAAGAAGCGCGCGGCATGCTGGTGTGAACGTGAGCTCTACGATCAGCGCGCTCAGAATCCCACTCGCCATCAGCATCCCGAAAACGCGCACGCTCGTAATCCCAAATGTGGTCAGCGAGGCAAAGCCGGCCGCGGCAATAATGCTAGCGGTAACCATCACCGGGCCCACAGCCACGATGGAGCGCACAATGGCCTCGTGGCTGTCGCGGACCACGTCGAACTCTTCGTAATACCGCTTGAGGATTTGCACGGCGTGCCCCGCCGCTACGGCCAAGATGACCACAGGGGTCAACGCACTCCATGTATCCATTGGATAACCGGCAAGCCCCATGAGCCCGAGCGACCAAATGACGCTGAGAACGGCGGTCACCAGGGGCAACACCATCCCTTGGAGGGTCCGGAATGCTTCGAAATGCACGAGCCCAATGATGACCACCGCAAGGGGCAGGAGAATGCCGATCAAGGCCGTGTATTTGGCTAGCCAAGCACGCAGGACAGGCGCCCCCGCTAAGGCAAAGCGCACCGAGGAGTCACGTTCTGGCGCTAGGATTTGCTCGAGCAAAGCAAAGATTTGCTTGTCATTGAAGCGGTCGTCGAACTCCGCCACGATGACCGTGGCCGTACCGTCTTTGGACACCAAGTTGTCCCGCAAAAAACGGTCCGACTCGACACGGCGGCGAATCTCGGCTGCCTCCTCTGGGGTCTGTGGCGGCGCATCCATTAGGGCACGCACATCCATCGAGTCATCCGCCCCGGCTTGGACGGTTTTGACGAACGGCGCCCCCATGCAAAACAAACTCGTCTGCAGGACCCCTGGGGTATCCCGGAGCTGCTGGCAAACCCGAAACACCTTGCCGAGCAGCTCTGGGGTGTAAATCGTACCTTGCGTGGCCGCCACGCCGACGATCACCACCGCCTCTCCACCAAAAATATCAGTGATGCGGTTTTGCACTTGGACATACGGGTGAGCCTCGGGAAGGTTGGCCCGGCGCCGAATCTCCAGATGGAGCTTCGTCAACTGGGCGGCGAAAAACGCGGTGATCGCGACCGTAGCCGCTAGCACCCAGTAACGCTGCGCAACGATAAAACGAATATACCGCTCCATGTTGGACCACCCCTTCGCACTGCTAGCCCAGCGTGTCACGACCGCTGGTGACGCGTTTCTCCCCCACGCGCTCTCGTATTGTCAAGCACCCACCCCCGCCCGTGCCTGGTCGCGAAGCGTTGCCGGAGCCTCGAAATTCCGGCCCACTCGCCGGAACCGCCCCCACGCTAACGCGAGCTTCCCTCACGGAGCGAAACGGGCTCGGAAGCGCTGGCTGTCGTTGCGGGTCGGCACAGTGAAGGCGCTTTCCCAACAACTGCCGCCACTACGGAGAAGCTGCACCAACACTTGAGGGTCAGTCGCAAAGTACTGGGCTGGCGAGAAAGGGCCGGGTAGCGGTAGCGCACTCCCGGATGCGCGAACAACCAATTTGCCCTTGCCCACACCCTTGCCTTGCAAGGTGACGCTGCGCAGCCCCTGTACGGTGCCGGCGCGATCTCGGTAGCGGTACGTATGACCGCGCACTAAACGCCATAACGACCCGGTGGGCGGCGTGAGCTGCATACTCAAGGTCGGCATTCCACTCGAGTAATCGTAGACACACAAAGCGAAACTTGCCGACCCGTCGATCGGGCTAGCGAAATCGCCCACAGTGGCGTCCCCCGTCCACCACCGCCATACGAGGCTTCGCCGGTTCGGGTTGGAGAGGCTTTGGAAAATGGCCAGCGATCCCCTTGGTGCAGTGGCACAACTTGCGGCAGGAACGGCGCCGCATGTCGGGGGTGGGGGCGAACTAAATGGTGTCGCAGTGACATAGACTGGGCCCGCCGGGGCGCTACCACCGTAATTACATTGGCCGTTACTCGGACCTCCGGCAGCGCCCGAGGAGTCCAACACCGTCCCCGTGCACGGCCCGGCAGGGCCCTCGTTGAAGTGGTACAAGGCAACCGTGCTGGCGTCGGTCACGAACGGCCCTGCGGGTGGGGAGAAATTGGCCGAGTAACGGAGCACATTCGACAAGCGCACCTCGTCCACAAAGCCACTGAAGGAGGGGTACGATGATCCCGCATCGTGTTTTTCCGCGCCAATCACCAAGAATGGATCGCTGTTCGTGCATGGCCCTCCGCAGTAATTGCCCGGCACGCCATCGTCGGGATACGAAATGTCCCCATCAGGCCCGTCGGCACTGGCCTCCAAAACCCCGTCCACCCAAAGCCACAAGTACCCGTCGCTGATGCGGCGCTGCACCGCCACGTGATGCCACGAGCCATCGAGCACGTTCGATGTCCCACATAACGTCAAATCGCCCGTCCCGTCACCGCTCACCCCGAACACCACCCGCCCGTTTCCGAAGGAAAGCCCGAACTTGCGGTCTTGGTTGAAACGGTCGCGATCGAAAAGGATGTTTCCGTAAATCCAGTTCACATTGTTCCCGCACGTAATCGAAGGTGCTGTGTTCTCCGCCAGGCTACCGCGCACCCAAAACTCCAACGTGAAGTCCGTCGACCCGATGTCCGCCGGTGGTCCAGGGTCATTGTTATTGGGATCGTCAATTGGAATCTTGATTCGGTCGAGGTCCGGCGCCGACACCCCATGCCCATAAAACCGAATCGCGAAATCCAATGCCATCGATGCCCCTGGCCAACAGGCAAGCACCATCAAAAAGCACCGAAAGCCGAGCCTCCTCACTGGTACAAACCTCCCTCTCGTTAGGTCACAGCATGATCGGCGCTTGCACCCTAGGCAAGCGAAAAGTCGCCGCCAACATTACAATTTTTATGTGGAGCTGGACGCGGGGACGGCCGCGCCCGCGAACAAACCCGCCATGAGAGACTATGCCGGGTGGAACCAGACCCCGCCGGAAATTTTTCGGATTGCTATTGGTTCGGCCTGAACGGTAAGAAAACACATCCGTGGCAAAGGTTTCCGATGAAGCTGTGCACATCGCCGTCCGCGTGCAACCCGGAGCGAAGGAAACGGAATTCGCTGGCTGGCACGGAACTCAAGCAAAGATCCGTATCCGCGAACGCGCACAGGACGGGGCGGCCAACGAAGCGCTCGTGCGGTTTCTGGCCGAGATCTTAAGGGTTCCACGCTCCAGCGTGACGATCACCCATGGGCTGCGGTCGCGAGACAAAATGGTGAAGATCGTCACCTCAGAACCCGCGCGCATTCGAAACGCAATCCGTGCGATCCTCCGGTAAGCCTTCCACGCAGCCGGATCCGTGTTCTCCCTCCTTTCCACTGCCGCGGGGGTGACATTCCGCGGACAAGAGGAGGGATTCGGAGAGGATCCCATGCGCTAGCTCCGCATGCCCACCATGCGAGTCAACGAGCCAGCGTTGGCCAGAACACCGCGGTGTTTGCAAGTTTGGCTTGCAAAATGGCGATTTTTTAGGTATTTATGCCGCCTGCGCCAACAGGCGCATCCCCAAATTCAAGGGGCCAGGGAGGAACCGATGACGTTCAAGGTTGGCGAGAAGGTGGTTTACCCGGCTCACGGCGTGGGAGTCATTCAAAGCATTCAGACCAAGGTCATCCAGGGTCGGGAGCGCACCTTTTATATGCTTCGGATTCTGGACAACGACATGACCATCATGATTCCCACGGACAACGTCGAAGCCGTGGGCCTGCGCCGGGTAATCAGCAAAGACATGGTCAGTAAGGTCTACCAAGTTCTGCGGGACCGTAGGAAGAAACCCGTGGACCAGCAAACGTGGAATCGGCGTTACCGCGAGTACACGGAGAAAATTAAAACTGGGTCGGTGTTGGAAATCGCCGCAGTCTTGCGCGACCTGAGCGTCCTCAAGAGCGACAAGGAATTGTCCTTCGGCGAACGAAAAATGCTGGACTTGGCACGCAACCTTTTGGTGAAAGAGCTTTCCATCGCCAAGTCGCACCCGGAGGACAAGATCAAGGCAGAGCTCGAAGAGATTTTCTCTCAGTAACGGGGATCTGCGCTCGCACACCCCCGCAGGTTGTGGCGACGCGGGGTATTTTCATATATCGCGGAGCCACGATGGTTGGGGTTATTGTCGCAGCAGCGGGTCAGGGCATCCGCCTAGGGGGGGAACAGCCAAAGGCGCTTCGGGACTTGGGCGGGCGTCCTTTGTACTGGTACACCCTGGCTACCCTCGCTGCAGTGCGGGAGGTTCGCTTCGTCTGGCTGGTCGTTCCCCCGGCAGCGGAGAAGAACGTTGTGGAAACGCTAGCCGCCGCGCCGGGGTTCCCATTCTCTGTCGAAGTAGTGGGCGGCGGGAAAGAGCGCCAGGACTCCGTTTCGAGGGCTATGGAGGTCGTTCCGGCTGAGGCCACGATCGTTGCCGTGCACGATGCCGCCCGGCCTTTCGCTTCTCCTCGGTTATTCGAGTCTTGCTTGGCAGCCGCGCGCATTCACGGGGCAGCGATTGCCGCGGTTCCGGCCGCGGATACGGTTAAACTCGTTGTCGCGGGGGTCGTCCGGCAGACGCTAGACCGAACCACAACCTGGCTCGCGCAAACGCCTCAAGTTGCCCGCGCGGACTGGCTTCGGGCAGCAATGAGGCAGGCGCACGAAGCGGGACTAAGGTTCACCGACGAGGCTGGTGCGCTGGAACACTGTGGTTACCCGGTTCACGTGGTGCGCGGAGAAGAAACCAATCGGAAGCTCACCACCCCCGAAGACTGGGAATGGGCCGAGTGGCTACTTGAGCGCACTCGTCGGTCATTTCATCGTGACTCTTGATTCCGTCATTCCCGAGAGGGCCATCTTGGCCGGCCGTGACCCGATTGGAAACGTGGGAGCGGCTCAGGAAGCGCGATCGAGTTCACTGCCTTTTTCGGCGCCCCACGGCTCGGCAGGAAAATCCGGTTTGCTGGGATCAGCCATCTCGTTTTGGGTCGGAACAGTGGGCACCGCGTGCCTGCCCCCACGGGGAGCCGGCCAATCAGCGTCCTCCCGGATATAGGCCCTGACGTCAGTCCACACTGCTCGCATTAGCGGCAGTGGGTTGGGTAACCAGGCCGTGTACCCTACAGAGACGGCCACAGCAGTTCCAATCCCACGTAGATAGCTCAGCGCGGGTACATCAACCTCCCCGGCGACCATTCCTATCGAAAGAAACAAAGGCCAAGCCACATGCGGAAGACCGTCGCGGGCCAAGAGGGCAGCAAGCAGGGGTAACGTCAAGAAGAACACGTGGTGCCAGGCGAAAGGTGAAAAGACGACGGCGGCTGCCATCCATACCGTCAAGTGGCGAAAGCACCGCAGGTTGTCCCCCAGCGCCTGGACTTTGCGCCAGCGATATTCCGCACTCACTCCCAGCAATGTGACCCACAGGAGCAAGAGGGCACGCGTGGGGCCGAAAAGGGTTTCATTGCCCAGCCACCCGAGCACACCGAACAGTCCAGGCAACCGCAGGCCACCGCGCTGAACCGTCACCGCGGATAGTTGCGCCCACCATTGCGACCAAAGCGGGGACGGGGGCAGCAGTTGGAAGGACACAACTGCGATCAACACGGTTGCGGCACCGCCTGCCACCAAGCGGCGCCACTGGCCCGCCAGCGCCCACACCACGAGGATCACAGCCCCATACAACTTCAGGTGGATGGCCACACCCGCGCACAAAGCCCCAAGCCACGCAGGTGAAGAAATTGCTGCCAATAGGAGAGAGCCAATCCAAATCGTCACTTGCGTATGCCAGAGGGTGGACCAGAGCGGCTCAAAGGCCAAAGGAAGGAGGAGGGCGAGTCCTAGCGGAACAAAGAGGGCGAGCTTTTCACAAAAAACGACTAGCGCAACCCACTGCGCTGTGCGGTACAGCCAGAGAACGGAAGTGCTCGGGTCGGAGCTCCCCAGCGCCTCGAACAACCGCGTTAGTCCGAACAAGACCTGCGCTAGCAAGGGCGGGTAAAGATACGGCACGCCGGGTCCCCACGGAGCCAAGCCTTGGGCAATTCGCCCTGCCCCGGTCATGTACGCGTGGAAGTCGGGGTGGACCCACTGGAAATGCCAGAGCACAAACCACCATGAGGAATAGACCAGTGGACGGAAGATCTCACTGGCGCTCCGGGGCCAGAAAAACGCCCCAATAGCGAGACACCCGTACGTCTGCAAAAGCAGAGCAGCATTTCTTTCTAGCGCTACCGCAAAGAGTGTAGTCAAGAGTAAGAGAAGTACTGCAAGAGGCCAGACCCTGGGCTGCTGAGAGGCCAACCCTGCAGGTCGCTCACCACGGACAGGGCCTTGCCCAAAAACCTGACGGATCAAGCGCACCCCCTATTGGCCGAGTCCCCGTACTATAGGGAGTTCGCCTAGTCAAACACCATTCGCTCGGCCCGCGCACCTGAAACGGAGGCCAACCGAACAATACGGGACACCCACTTTTTGCCCGATAGGGAGCGATCCGGGACAGGGAGCGATACGGGACACCCCCGCGTTCTAACGATACGGGACACCCACGTTTTGAGGGAGACGTTTTGAGGGACACCCACGTTTTGAGGAACGACAGGGGACACCAAGCGATAGGGGACACCCACGTTTAGAGGGAACGGTACGAGCGATAGGGGAGCGATAGGGGACACCCACTTTTTGGATCGGCTCGAAGGGTGGGAAAGAGACAGCCGCGCTTTTGTGAACCGGCTTAAACGTTTACCGATCGCACACAGGGCGGGGCAGCGCGGAAATAAAAGAGCGATTATGGGACACCCACTCTTTTGCATCACCTCGAAGGGTGCGAACGAGACAGCCACGCTTTTGTGAACCGGCTTAAACGTTTGCCGATCGCACACAGGGCGGGGCAGCGCGGAAATAAAAAGGGGAGAAGAACGGGAAGTCCCCATTTCGAGCGAGGACGGCGTCCCGGCAAAGTCGCCAGTTATCATTGCCAGGTCGCCCCACCCCAACTCGGCCGATGGCCGACCTTTCCCCCAAAGAGACGGCGTCTTTCGATCCGCAGTACTTCCTGAACGAAACAGTCCCCGTCACCCATGTTTTGCCCCCCCAGTCAGGAAAGCGCCTCCAAAGGTTCGGGTCCCCCGGAAATGCAGCAAGATTCAGCAAGATCCGGGACACCCACTTTTAAAAGGCGGCATGAGAAGGGCCATAATGAAGTGGACCGTAAAGGAACCATAAAGGACAACCAATTTTTGACGGAGAGACCTGTCAGGAACCGGAATCGACAAAAAACGGGACAGCCCCTTTCCTCTGTTGAAGCCACTCGTGAGCAACTCGGACGGACGACCACCTTTTTTTCCCTTGGACGCGGCGAAGCCTGATCGTCGGGTATCGGGGGCCAACCTTCTGCGGGTTGACCTCGCCGGACGATAGAGCGTGGCATCCTTGCCAGCTTTCCCCGAAGACCTCCCTAAGTCCTCGTATCTTCTCGGTCGGGATCTTTTCGCCGGATCAATCGCCACCTCTCGCTCCTAAGGAGAGGATGTCCGAAGGTCCGACCAGACTGCCAACGGATGCTGCGATTTCAGGGCGTGGAGACGGCCCGTTAGCCGGCCTCTCTCGGTAAATGGAGACGGGACGATTGAGCGGGGGCAGCGGGCGACCACAAGGGTCGCCCCTACAACGTCCAAGGAAAGGTCGGCCGAACCCTGGGTGAAGGTGCAAGCGGACGCAGCAATTGGTCGCCTAGAATCGCACCCGCAACCTACCCCTACCCGGCTGGCAGCCGGTGCTCCCAGAATCCATTACCGGGACCAAGCTACAGGAACCGAAAAGTGGGTGTCCCGGATTGCGCCCATCGCGCACAATAGTGGGTGTCCCGTATTGCCCTCTCCCAGGATCCATGGACGGGACCAAACCGTGGAAACCAAAAAGTGGGTGTCCCGTATCGTGCCCGTGGAG
This sequence is a window from Candidatus Binatia bacterium. Protein-coding genes within it:
- a CDS encoding CarD family transcriptional regulator; this encodes MTFKVGEKVVYPAHGVGVIQSIQTKVIQGRERTFYMLRILDNDMTIMIPTDNVEAVGLRRVISKDMVSKVYQVLRDRRKKPVDQQTWNRRYREYTEKIKTGSVLEIAAVLRDLSVLKSDKELSFGERKMLDLARNLLVKELSIAKSHPEDKIKAELEEIFSQ